Proteins encoded within one genomic window of Saccharomyces paradoxus chromosome V, complete sequence:
- the SEC3 gene encoding GTP-Rho binding exocyst subunit SEC3 (Subunit of the exocyst complex~similar to YER008C) → MRSSKSPFKRKSHSRETSHDENTSFFHKRTISGSSAHHSRNVSQGAVPSTAPPVSGGNYSHKRNVSRASNSSQSSNFLAEQYERDRKSIINCCFSRPDHKTGEPPNNYITHVRIIEDSKFPSSKPPPDSKLENKKKRLLILSAKPNNARLIQIHKARENSDGSFQIGRTWQLSELVRVEKDLDISEGFILTMGKKYYWETNSAKERTVFIKSLITLYIQTFEGHVPELVNWDLSLFYLDERSYQRAVITNRPGSISPIKSPTSNFTTNTAQSMGSLPSSAPVDRARRSETESDNPVATPTSVAYHPGMKSLNKAPYSSNSTLNEVNRRYELEQQQQQEEAEQRRLEEQRKLQLKKENEMKKIEEERRIKQEEQRRQMELELEHQRQFEEEERKRQMELENRREMELKRQRQFEEEQRLNKERELLDLQRRQSEQEAAERLRKEEQEALAKKEREERSKRNKLDNESYTQEINGKVDNLLEDLNAVLAEETETTPTMQNGTYVPERSTARAHDQLKKPLNIAKVESLGGSELNDSISLDEEIAGLNTSNLSEEYQDEKNDLSFEKGDEVRYSNNFEGEAPHVYHEVSIIQEEAPAVSQKLALPEENNQMEVIADSKEETRTMENIDDEVLLEILTDINWTIEDDADSMIERIDMKLAETEYSFNQNLLSLQKIGPNLHPYEDKVNEECHRIIPTFSLFLMEMSNFSNDIENVESQDNGLQVESANKKLLWNTLDELLKTVSLDEISLNQLLECPIREKNLPWMENQLNLLLKAFQAIGSDENEVEYNLREISGLKQRLQFYEKVTKIFLDRIVEEMQKKFSNIHGQDISHDQMIRILTTLLIFSPLILFCKEISQKSYQAIVENWNVSIQPIYMELWTKKISQLENISANDEKMSELSLSQLLQAWNTFRKERKINDFNPIFKEKFSLLTECLQTMRQECIVYQNFVEVFFHISSKHNFEKYVEHFNDPETPPLLLDTVKVMQSDREAAVIETQLVSRIFQPIVTRLSSYFIELVKTEPTVAPALTFYLENEIKSLESSNHEFLLSAVTRVYTQIKQVWSDDVEEQVLYFERISNATTNGEILPGVLDLPVDLKNSEDLFRFAKSTMDIKDTNKSYESIELMSSSFRKLSMAATQSIAHKEGNSNINPSMSDTAALNNDYMETISLLVNSNWLTEMLSMLNFNKDGIFDIPLQNVKRVFDVEKESYASFLLRDTMPKLTAFVYGVSNIIENTNNVNMTNPSRWAAYSRQNLENILLAYTSHEIETLVKRLHTHMVNDFGYHQENAINNVLCDKLWSCIQGQTVSLYLKLYTVIDKHYRGTNIHFTKNDIISAFEEYKNA, encoded by the coding sequence AAATCTATAATTAATTGCTGCTTTTCCAGACCTGACCACAAGACGGGCGAACCGCCAAATAATTATATTACACATGTCCGGATTATCGAAGATTCGAAATTCCCAAGCTCAAAACCTCCTCCAGAttcaaaattggaaaacaaaaagaaaagactcCTTATTTTGAGTGCCAAACCCAATAATGCTAGGCTCATACAAATTCATAAAGCAAGAGAAAATTCGGACGGCTCTTTCCAGATCGGTAGAACTTGGCAGTTGAGCGAACTAGTCAGAGTAGAGAAGGACCTGGATATATCCGAAGGGTTCATTCTTACTATGGGTAAAAAGTATTATTGGGAAACAAATTCTGCAAAGGAAAGAACCgtttttatcaaatctCTAATCACTCTATACATTCAAACATTTGAAGGCCATGTTCCTGAATTGGTCAATTGGGATTTATCCCTTTTTTATCTTGATGAGAGAAGTTATCAGAGGGCCGTCATCACAAATCGCCCCGGTTCCATATCTCCAATAAAATCACCCACAAGTAATTTCACGACAAATACTGCCCAATCTATGGGTTCTCTCCCTTCTTCAGCACCTGTTGATAGGGCCAGGAGATCTGAAACAGAAAGCGATAATCCAGTGGCCACGCCCACAAGCGTCGCATATCATCCCGGGATGAAATCTCTAAATAAGGCCCCCTATTCTTCCAACTCGACATTGAATGAAGTGAATAGAAGGTACGAGCTAgagcagcaacagcaacaggAAGAGGCTGAACAGAGACGATtagaagaacaaagaaagttgcagttgaaaaaggaaaacgagatgaagaaaatagaagaGGAAAGAAGGATAAAGCAGGAAGAGCAGAGAAGGCAAATGGAATTGGAATTGGAGCATCAACGGcaatttgaagaagaagaacggAAAAGGCAAATGGAATTGGAGAATAGAAGGGAAATGGAATTGAAACGTCAACGGCAATTCGAAGAAGAGCAACGCTTGAACAAAGAGAGAGAACTTTTGGACCTACAAAGAAGACAAAGTGAGCAAGAAGCCGCTGAGAgattaagaaaagaagagcaagaGGCGCTTGCTAAAAAAGAGCGggaagaaagaagtaaGAGAAACAAATTAGACAATGAAAGTTATACTCAAGAAATAAACGGTAAAGTTGATAACCTTTTAGAAGACTTAAATGCAGTTTTAGcagaagaaacagaaacCACTCCTACTATGCAAAACGGTACCTATGTACCCGAGAGGAGTACTGCTAGAGCTCATGaccaattgaaaaaaccGCTGAATATTGCTAAAGTCGAGTCACTCGGTGGAAGCGAATTGAATGACTCAATCAGTTTAGATGAGGAGATAGCGGGTTTGAATACATCTAACTTATCAGAAGAGTACCAGGATGAGAAAAACGATCTTTCGTTCGAGAAGGGTGATGAGGTTAGGTACAGCAATAATTTTGAGGGTGAAGCTCCTCACGTGTACCACGAAGTATCGAttattcaagaagaagcacCTGCAGTCTCACAGAAATTAGCCCTTCCAGAAGAGAACAATCAAATGGAAGTAATAGCTGACTCCAAAGAAGAGACCAGAACgatggaaaatattgacGATGAGGTTTTATTAGAAATATTGACAGACATCAATTGGACCATTGAAGACGATGCAGATAGCATGATTGAAAGGATTGATATGAAATTAGCCGAAACAGAATATTCATTCAACCAAAATTTATTATCCCtgcaaaaaattggtcCCAATCTTCATCCTTATGAAGACAAAGTCAATGAGGAATGCCACCGCATAATCCCgaccttttctttattcttaaTGGAAATGAGTAATTTTTCTAATGACATTGAAAACGTAGAGAGCCAGGATAACGGACTACAAGTTGAAAGTGCTAACAAGAAACTCTTGTGGAACACGCTTGATGAACTTTTAAAAACCGTCTCTCTTGATGAAATTTCCTTAAATCAGTTATTAGAATGCCCAATAAGAGAGAAAAACTTGCCATGGATGGAAAATCAATTGAATTTATTATTAAAAGCATTTCAAGCAATCGGCAGTGATGAAAACGAAGTAGAATACAATTTAAGAGAAATTTCTGGGTTAAAGCAGAGGCTACAATTCTATGAAAAAGTTACCAAGATATTTCTAGACAGAATTGTGGAAGAAATGCAGAAAAAATTCTCCAATATACATGGCCAAGATATCTCACACGATCAAATGATTAGAATTTTAACGACTTTACTGATATTCTCTCCGTTAATACTGTTctgtaaagaaatttcacaAAAATCGTATCAGGCCATTGTGGAAAATTGGAACGTCAGTATTCAGCCAATATATATGGAATTATGgacgaagaaaatatcGCAGTTAGAGAACATTAGCgcaaatgatgaaaaaatgagTGAATTGAGTTTAAGCCAGTTATTGCAGGCATGGAACACATTTAGAAAGgagagaaaaattaatgattTCAACCCCATTtttaaggaaaaattttctctcCTTACTGAATGCCTCCAAACCATGAGACAGGAATGTATCgtttatcaaaatttcgTGGAAGTGTTCTTTCATATATCTTCAAAGCATAACTTCGAAAAATATGTTGAACATTTTAATGATCCAGAAACTCCTCCATTATTATTGGATACTGTGAAAGTGATGCAATCTGACAGAGAAGCAGCCGTTATCGAGACTCAACTGGTCTCAAGAATATTCCAACCTATTGTCACTAGACTATCCTCATATTTTATCGAGTTAGTGAAAACTGAGCCGACAGTAGCCCCCGCCTTAACTTTTTacttggaaaatgaaatcaaaagcTTAGAATCATCTAACCACgaatttttattatctgCGGTGACCAGAGTGTACACACAAATAAAACAAGTGTGGTCAGATGACGTAGAAGAGCAAGTTTTGTACTTCGAAAGGATTTCTAACGCAACCACTAATGGAGAAATTCTCCCAGGTGTACTTGATTTACCAGTggacttgaaaaattcagaagATTTGTTCAGATTTGCTAAGAGCACTATGGATATTAAGGATACCAATAAAAGCTACGAGTCCATTGAGTTGATGAGTTCTAGCTTCAGAAAGCTAAGCATGGCTGCCACACAATCAATAGCTCACAAAGAAGGTAATTCAAACATCAACCCAAGTATGTCAGATACCGCTGCTTTAAATAATGACTATATGGAAACAATTTCTCTCTTGGTGAACAGTAACTGGTTAACAGAAATGCTCTCCATGTTAAACTTCAATAAGGATGGTATATTCGATATACCATTGCAAAACGTAAAGAGAGTTTTTGATGTTGAGAAAGAATCTTACGCTTCATTTTTGCTGCGCGATACTATGCCTAAATTAACAGCTTTTGTTTATGGCGTGAGCAATATCATTGAGAATACCAACAATGTGAACATGACCAATCCCTCAAGATGGGCCGCATATAGCAGGCAGAATCTAGAGAACATTCTTTTAGCATACACTTCCcatgaaattgaaaccCTAGTGAAAAGGCTGCACACTCACATGGTAAATGATTTTGGTTATCACCAAGAAAACGCCATAAACAACGTTTTATGTGACAAGTTGTGGTCGTGCATTCAAGGTCAAACCGTCTCATTATACTTGAAATTATACACCGTCATTGATAAGCACTATAGGGGAACAAATATCCACTTCACGAAGAACGATATCATTAGTGCGTTCGAGGAATACAAGAATGCCTAA